The Phragmites australis chromosome 13, lpPhrAust1.1, whole genome shotgun sequence DNA window TGTGCAGAGAGGCAAAAGCGTACCGCACCGTGCAGCTAGCTGACAGCCACCGCGCGTGTCCACACATGCAGGTACATGCAGCGCGGCGCGGAGGCTGTGCACGCGGCGAACCCGCGCGTGCTCGTCATCCTCTCGGGCCTCAGCTTCGACAACGACCTGGCGTTCCTCAACTCGCGGCAGGTGAACCTCAGCTTCGCAGGGAAGGTGGCGTTCGAGGTGCACTGGTACAGCTTCTCCAACGGGCAGGAGTGGCGCACGGGCAACGCCAACCAGGTGTGCGCGCGCATCTCCGCCAGCGTGTCCCGCCGCGCGCTCTACCTGCTCGACCAGGGCTGGCCCGTGTTCCTCAGCGAGTTCGGCGTCGACAACCGCGGCGGCAACGCCAACGACAACCGGTACTACGGGTGCGTCGCCGCCGTGGCCGCCGACCTGGACCTGGACTGGGCGCTCTGGACGCTACAGGGGAGCTACTACCTCCGGGAGGGCGTCTTGGGGCTCGACGAGGTCTACGGCGTGCTCGACTGGGCCTGGTGCAAGCCGCGCAACGACACCGCGCTGCGCAGGATCCGCGCCCTGCAGCGGCCCCTCAGAGGCCCGGGACTCGCGGAGGCGGCGCCGTACACCGTGCTGTTCCACCCGGTGACGGGAATGTGCGTGGTGCGGCGGTCGCTGACGCAGCCGCTGGAGCTGGGCCCGTGCAACGAGACGGAGGCGTGGGCGTACAGCACGCAGCAGCAGAGGCTGGCGCTGCGGGACAGCTCGCTGCTGTGCCTCCGCGCCTCGGGCGCCGGCAGGCCCGCGCACCTCGGCGTGACGTGCGGCGACGAGCTGGCGCGGTGGCGCCTCGTGTCGGACTCCAAACTGCACGTCGCCGTCAACGCGTCAACGACTTCCGGAAGCGACGGCTTGCTCTGCCTGGACGTCGGCGCGGACGGCAAGAGCGTGGTGACCAACCCGTGCCGGTGCCTGAGCGTGGACAACAGCTGCGA harbors:
- the LOC133888120 gene encoding glycosyl hydrolase 5 family protein-like, with translation MSSPLIAVCLVVLALACQHGRAAGATLSTASRWIVDENGSRVKLACVNWPSHLEPMLAEGLGKQPVGAIAGDVAAMGFNCVRLTWPTFLVTNASYSNLTVAQSFLRLNLTESLAGIRVNNPSIVDLKLIDAFKAVVSSLGENNVMVILDNHLSKPGWCCSNTDGNGFFGDAYFDPDVWVDGLTKMATMFAGVPNVVGMSLRNELRGPRQNANDWYKYMQRGAEAVHAANPRVLVILSGLSFDNDLAFLNSRQVNLSFAGKVAFEVHWYSFSNGQEWRTGNANQVCARISASVSRRALYLLDQGWPVFLSEFGVDNRGGNANDNRYYGCVAAVAADLDLDWALWTLQGSYYLREGVLGLDEVYGVLDWAWCKPRNDTALRRIRALQRPLRGPGLAEAAPYTVLFHPVTGMCVVRRSLTQPLELGPCNETEAWAYSTQQQRLALRDSSLLCLRASGAGRPAHLGVTCGDELARWRLVSDSKLHVAVNASTTSGSDGLLCLDVGADGKSVVTNPCRCLSVDNSCDPESQWFKLVSSTRAVVTGNMLAQLPLKLKNWKIRSF